The Micromonospora sp. Llam0 genome includes a window with the following:
- a CDS encoding DUF3159 domain-containing protein, translated as MTSGQQPPAVGKDDEERLPSITEQMAEQLGGWRGLVESSVPIAVFVVCNVIWDLSVALIAAVSVAVGIAVVRLLQRRPIRHAVNGLFGIGIGALLAWRTGEERDFYLPGILYGIGYGLALLGSVVIRQPLVGWIWSVLAAGGRSEWRADPVLIRTFNRLTVLWGVVWLLKVGVQAGFYLASMETALGVSRLLLGYPPYAVLLAITIWVVRRVNRERHDAGPVLAASN; from the coding sequence ATGACCTCTGGACAGCAACCCCCGGCAGTCGGCAAGGACGACGAGGAACGCCTGCCGAGTATCACCGAGCAGATGGCCGAGCAGCTCGGTGGCTGGCGCGGGCTCGTCGAGTCGAGCGTGCCGATCGCCGTCTTCGTGGTCTGCAACGTCATCTGGGACCTGTCGGTGGCGCTGATCGCCGCGGTGAGTGTCGCGGTCGGTATCGCTGTGGTCCGGCTGCTGCAGCGCCGTCCGATCCGGCACGCGGTCAACGGGCTGTTCGGCATCGGCATCGGTGCTCTGCTCGCCTGGCGGACCGGCGAGGAACGCGACTTCTACCTGCCGGGCATCCTGTACGGCATCGGCTACGGGCTGGCCCTGCTCGGCTCGGTGGTGATCCGCCAGCCGCTGGTCGGCTGGATCTGGTCGGTGCTCGCGGCAGGTGGCCGGTCCGAGTGGCGCGCCGACCCGGTGCTGATCCGCACCTTCAACCGGCTGACCGTGCTCTGGGGCGTCGTCTGGCTGCTCAAGGTCGGCGTGCAGGCCGGCTTCTACCTGGCCTCGATGGAGACCGCGTTGGGCGTGTCCCGGCTGCTGCTCGGCTATCCGCCGTACGCGGTGCTGCTGGCGATCACCATCTGGGTGGTCCGTCGGGTCAATCGTGAGCGCCACGACGCCGGACCGGTGCTGGCCGCCTCGAACTGA
- a CDS encoding TrkA family potassium uptake protein, producing the protein MHVVIMGCGRVGSTLAHNLEDRGHSVAVIDKDATAFRRLPNDFAGTRVTGSGYDRDVLQSAGIEQADAFAAVSSGDNSNIISARLARETFGVSRVAARIYDQRRAEVYERLGIPTVATVRWTADRMLRHLVPEGHLEIFRDPTSTVSIVEVPLHREWIGRPLQALERAAGTRAAYLMRFGIGTLPTPSTVLQEGDQVFMLVTDDIADAVTLTASSLPEGAR; encoded by the coding sequence GTGCACGTCGTGATCATGGGTTGCGGCCGGGTCGGCTCGACCCTGGCACACAACCTGGAGGACCGCGGCCACTCGGTCGCGGTGATCGACAAGGACGCCACCGCGTTCCGTCGGCTGCCCAACGACTTCGCCGGCACCCGGGTCACCGGCTCCGGCTACGACCGCGACGTGCTGCAGTCGGCCGGGATCGAGCAGGCCGATGCCTTCGCCGCCGTCTCCAGCGGCGACAACTCCAACATCATTTCGGCCCGGCTGGCCCGCGAGACGTTCGGCGTGTCCCGGGTCGCCGCCCGCATCTACGACCAGCGGCGGGCCGAGGTCTACGAACGGCTCGGCATCCCGACGGTGGCGACCGTACGGTGGACCGCCGACCGGATGCTGCGCCACCTGGTCCCCGAAGGGCACCTGGAGATCTTCCGGGACCCGACCAGCACGGTGTCGATCGTCGAGGTGCCGCTGCACCGGGAGTGGATCGGCCGGCCGCTGCAGGCGCTGGAGCGGGCGGCCGGCACCCGGGCGGCGTACCTGATGCGGTTCGGTATCGGCACGCTGCCGACCCCGTCCACCGTGCTGCAGGAGGGTGACCAGGTCTTCATGCTGGTCACCGACGACATCGCCGACGCCGTCACGTTGACCGCCAGCAGCCTGCCGGAAGGAGCGCGGTGA
- a CDS encoding TrkA family potassium uptake protein, whose translation MRVAIAGAGNVGRSIAQELIGNGHQVTLVERNPALFLPDRVPAADWVLADACEVASLEDVELSTYDVVVAATGDDKVNLVVSLLAKTEFSVPRVVARVNRAENEWLFTEQWGVDVAVSKPRVMAALVEEAVTVGDLVRLMTFRQGEANLVEITLPTDAPYVGHAVRTVPLPRDSALVAIVRGKRVLTPGPDDPLEPGDELVFVCTAEVEDDVRAVVLGADSVARTRRGEQPPPPVRSEQPAPQD comes from the coding sequence ATGCGGGTGGCCATCGCGGGTGCCGGCAACGTCGGCCGGTCCATCGCCCAGGAACTGATCGGCAACGGCCATCAGGTGACCCTCGTCGAACGTAATCCCGCGCTGTTCCTGCCGGACCGGGTGCCGGCGGCCGACTGGGTGTTGGCCGACGCGTGCGAGGTGGCCAGCCTGGAGGACGTCGAGCTGAGCACGTACGACGTGGTCGTCGCGGCCACCGGTGACGACAAGGTGAACCTGGTGGTCTCGCTGCTGGCCAAGACGGAGTTCAGCGTCCCCCGGGTGGTCGCGCGGGTGAACCGGGCCGAGAACGAGTGGCTGTTCACCGAGCAGTGGGGCGTCGACGTGGCGGTCAGCAAGCCACGGGTGATGGCGGCGCTGGTCGAGGAGGCGGTGACCGTCGGCGACCTGGTCCGGCTGATGACCTTCCGGCAGGGCGAGGCGAACCTGGTGGAGATCACCCTGCCGACCGACGCCCCGTACGTCGGACACGCCGTCCGCACCGTGCCGCTGCCCCGCGACTCCGCCCTGGTGGCGATCGTCCGGGGCAAGCGGGTACTGACCCCCGGCCCGGACGACCCGCTCGAACCCGGTGACGAGCTCGTCTTCGTCTGCACCGCTGAGGTGGAGGACGACGTCCGGGCGGTGGTCCTCGGGGCGGACAGCGTGGCCCGCACCCGGCGCGGCGAGCAGCCGCCACCGCCGGTCCGCAGCGAGCAACCGGCACCGCAGGACTGA